In the Salvia miltiorrhiza cultivar Shanhuang (shh) chromosome 8, IMPLAD_Smil_shh, whole genome shotgun sequence genome, TTCGGATGTGTCCAAGACTAATCGGAATCAAACCGAAGTAATTTTGATTAATGAAATTCTGCAAATTTTGAAtctatgaagaagaagaagatgatgatgacgGAGGCGAAGAAGAAGGATTTATCACACTGGTGGTGGTTTGACAATCACAGCAAGGGCAGTCCGAATCGATCGCCATGGCTTCAGACAACACTTTCAGGTGatgtatttcttttctttcttgcaAAATATTTTGTCGGATTATTTTCCTTTAAATCCCTTTTTTGCATAAAAAAGGTGTGTAATTTGAGTCGAAACTTTGAATGAATTCACTTTATTCCCACTTTAGATCTCAGTATTTGACCGTTGGAGGTGAGGTCTGCACAATAGAATCTTGAAATATGAAAAGATACTGACTGTGGATTGAACTATTGAAGCAGCTTTAGCTTTAGTTCAATTAGATTCATAgcggaaaagaagaagaaaaaaatgtgtTGAGATTCAGATTTGCTGATGTTGTGTGCAGAGCTAGATGAGAAAACAAGAGCAATGCTGCAGGTGATCGAGGAAGACGCGGATTCCTTCGCGCAACGCGCTGAGATGTACTACAAGAAGAGGCCCCAGCTGATGAGCATGGTGGAGGACTTGTACCGGACTCATCGCTCTCTAGCAGAGCGATATGATCAAGTTAAATCCGAGCACGGAAGCCGTCTCCCATCATCACCATGGTCATCATCACCATCTCCATTGCCCTTCACCAGATATCGCCTAGAGAAGTCTCTGAGCTTGACTGAGGGAGCCTACGACAGCTACTCCGAGGCCTATGGGCCAGATGAGTCGGATGAGTCTGAGGTCGATGATCCTGATGAGGCCGAGGAAGTGGTGGTCGGATCAGACGTGCCAAATGTGGTTCCTGATGAGGAGGAGCTCGTGAGGCTCAGGGAGGAAGTGATGAGGCTCGTGGAGGAGAATGCTGAGCAGAGGGAGCAGCTCAAGGCGAAGGACGAGGAGAAACGCGAGGTCATAAGGCAGCTAAGTCGAGGCATGGAGTTGCTCAGAGAAGAGAATGTGATGTTGAGAGAGCGTCTTAGCAAGAAAACTCCCAAGAAGGAGA is a window encoding:
- the LOC131000503 gene encoding protein NETWORKED 3C-like, with the translated sequence MMMTEAKKKDLSHWWWFDNHSKGSPNRSPWLQTTLSELDEKTRAMLQVIEEDADSFAQRAEMYYKKRPQLMSMVEDLYRTHRSLAERYDQVKSEHGSRLPSSPWSSSPSPLPFTRYRLEKSLSLTEGAYDSYSEAYGPDESDESEVDDPDEAEEVVVGSDVPNVVPDEEELVRLREEVMRLVEENAEQREQLKAKDEEKREVIRQLSRGMELLREENVMLRERLSKKTPKKENQVEYSKMKENFFERLFNGFGKPPVIAL